In Paenibacillus durus, the DNA window GTCCATGACTGGTGGCGATTGCGGTTACCGGAACGGGACTCTTGTAGAACCGGATATCCCCGGCGGCCAGCGGATTTCCATAACCCGCAGCCACATTATCGTTTATTCGTATGCCGTGATTGGTCAGCGACAGTGTGCAGTTCACTCCGGTATACGGTCCCGTTACGCATGGAATGCTGATGGAGACCGTCTTGATGCGGCGGGAAAAATGGCCGGGATAATCCATATCAAATAGCCATTCCGGCAAAATTACTGAGCAGGCACCGCCCTCTTTCAGTGCCAGTAAGCTGAGAGGCAGAAACTCAGCCAGCGAAACATGCTTCGTTAATTCCAAATCACGCGTATTGGATTCCAGATAAGCCGCCTCCATACGACGGAGGTCGTTCGTCAGCCTCTCACCGGCCAGCAGACCTTTCTTCAGGCTGTCCCAGTAGCCGAACTGCACAAATGTCGACGCCGGATTGCCTGTCTCGAACTGAAAGCACTTCTCCGCCCGTTTAACCATGTCGTAAGCCATTTGGTAGCTTTGGAAATAGATAGACGACACTTGGCGGATCTGCCATTCATATAGCTGCTGGTTAGTATATTTACTCCGCATGTACTCGTCAGCGGCATGGGCCTCCTCGATCTGCAGCTCGTGGTTCTCCAGCTCCTTCTCGGCAATGGCCAAACGCACTTTAGCACCCGCTATTTGTTTGTCGATTTGGAGAATCTCCGTCTCTGCCAGCCCGCCCTGGAAGTCCCACTCCTCTTTTCTGCGCCAGTAGCCTCCCATCGTGGAGGCCAGCGATCCCAGCTTGTCCGTTGCTGCGGCGACAGCGCTTAAGGTCATCACAGCCGCCTCGGCTGCTTTTGAGAATCGGAGTCCATCAGCCGCGTCCACAGTGGCTTCCGGAGAACCGCCGAAGCCGGCGGCACCGGCTGTAAACCGGGGAATGAGCGCCAGGCCGCCTGCCAGGGCATAACCGACAGCGATCGCAGCCTGGGCCGCTGCCGAAATTCCGCCAAGCCCAAGAGCTATACCCTCCCAAGGGCTGATCAAGTCGCGGCTTGTAAAGTATTCCTTTTTCTGCGCCGCCATCAATTTGCTCAGCTCCAAGCTCGCCCAACTCTCATTTGCTTCCTCCACCTGCTTCATGCGCACTTCACGCACAGCCTGAAGCAGCCGGATCTCCTGGGTTGAGCGGAGAAGAGCAAGCCCCTCTGCGTCGAATTTCTCCAGAACAGAGAGCAGCTTGTCCCCCAGTGTCTTGACTTCGCCGCACAGCTCCGCCGCCTTTTGCGCCAGCCGCTCGAAGCGGTAAGGACTCGGCGCAGTTGCAATATCGCTCATCACACTGCCAAGGTCCACGCCAGCAGCCGCAGCTTTGACGAGAAGCGCCGGGTCAACGGGCGGCTCGAACAGCGGCAGCTGCCTTACGGCCCCTTCAATATTCATGCAATGCCGGATTTTAAACAGCCGGTCCTCGACCGTATTCCAGTATTCGAGCAGCCTTCCGTTGTTAGGGATGGAGAAATAGGCTACCTCAAGGCGCGGCAGCGGCTCAGCCCCTTCCGCTGTCCGGGTTACCCGAACCGGCACATCCGTAAAGTTCTCCATTAAGACATCCACCTGCTTGTTGCCAAACGGGTCAAGGGCTCCGTCAGCCGTCAGCTCATTATATGAACGATCCGCATGACCGGCACCCGGTACCTTCACCGGCCTTCTTCCAAGCAGCTTATACGCCAGCACGTAAAGCGTGGTGGCTTCATTTATGGATTCAATCGTATCCCGCCGAAAGAGCTGGTCTCCCCAGGCAATCAGGTTATCCAAGTACTTCATCACCACGGCCTTCTGATAAGCCACAGGACGGTAACGGGCGATCAGATGCGGCTTAAACGGGTGATTCTTCCAGGCTTTCAGTTCGTCGCTGTGCTGTTCGATATTCCGGAGAAGATTCTCAATCCGCTGCTTCCGGTAATCATCGCTGCTCTGTTCGAAGAACGGCCGGGTGATCCAGTAGCGCTGCGGAACATTTGGCGTCTCAACATTGGTCGGGTCAAAAATATAGTGGAACCACCGCATGGCTTCCTCAAAGCGTTGGTTCGCGCTCAATCTGCAAGCGATCATCAGGGGCGCATGGAAAAATATTTCCCAATTATAGATGGAGTACGCCCCATAGCGCTCGAAATCGACGATATCATGCTTGACTGTACTATCCGGCTTGGCGACCGAACTCGGACTGTAGCTGCCGAAGCTGAAGTTGTTACCCGGATAGTATTCCTGCGGTCTGAGCTGGATGCGCCGGTTTAGCAACCCGTCTACTCCCGATCGGTTCAACTCTCGCATGAACAGCGCAGTATACGGATGGTAAAACGGATAGAAGTTATAATTATACGTTTGGAGCGTTTGGTTATAGCCGACGATCACCTGCTGCCATTCCGGCTTTATGAAGAATGTACGGAAATTATCCTGATAGAACAAAGGAACCCTTCCCCACATCGCTGTATCAAAGGCAATCTGATGCTGGGAAAAAACGATTTCAAACGGTGATTTTGCCGCGCTCAGCAGTGTCTGGGTATGTCCGTTCTGCAGTACATTGGCATTGCCTCCGTTAAGCAGCCGTTTGTCATTTGCGAGCCGCACATTGTCATAATGCATGCCAGCCGGCAAAGGCAGCCGGGGCGCAATCTCATACGGGCCTGACAGCTTGTGGATAGCCCGTCCTTCTTCACCGAAATTGTCGTGCACGTAAGTATACGAGTTAGTTTGCGTCAGTGCGTCGGTAGCGACTCCGCTGCTGTCCGGCACATGGTACTGGCCGTTCAGCCCCTTCATCTTGACGTCTACCACCTCTCCGTCGAACACGAACGAAGAAGAATGCCACGGCCTTGCCCGCTCATCGTAAGGATGGGTAGCGGTAACATATTCCCGAGTATTGCGGTAAGCGTCCCAAAAGCGAGTGCTGTTAAACTCCGGTGACTGGGAGATGTAAATGTCCAGCCATAGCAGATTTTCCCGGCTCTTGTAGCGCGGCTTCAGATTGTAGGCATAGAGAGGGCGCTGCCACGGATGGATAAGCTTTTGCTTGGATACACGCTTGGCTGTCCAACCGCCGTCTTTTTGCATGCTCCACGCCAGTTGAATCTCGATCTGATTCGGTGTTTCGGGTACGTTCGTATCGTTGCTGGGCTTGGCCGGCGGCTGCTTCTTTACTTTCTGGGGCTTCTCGATAAAACTCAGCCAGAACAGATACAGCTGCCGGTTATAAACGACGGGAATCACCTGGTTGCTCTGGATGTCCACGTCGATTTTTTCCCAGGCTGTCCACTCTCCATAATTCAGGTCGAACCGTCGGTAGTAGTAAATTGAAGGATGTGCCCGGGTCCGGCCGATTACGTGAAATAGATTGATGTCGGGCGCCAAGTTATCCCTTGGATCCGTATCGTCCAGCTCGTAATAGACCCCTGTGATCTCAAGACGCGCCACCTCGTGCACCTTCTGCACATAGTTCAGAAAGACCGTTTGAGCATTTTCGAAGGTGATGTCTTTCTGCATGATTTCCGCTTCCAGCTCTTTAAAGAACGGCGATTTATCATCGCGGAGCTCCGGTTCGATCCAGTTCTCGGGATACAGAAATACTTTGCGATTGGCTTCCCAGATCCGATAGCTCTTCATCCATTTCCATTGGCTCCAGCTGTTGTCTGTGACGGTCTCCTGCTGCTCCGCCCGGGAAACCTCGACAAAAGGCTGCTCAAGACCGAGCATGCACCGCTGCACGAACATTTGTACCGAGCTAATAGCCTGCTTGATGCGCGAGGTTAGCTGGCAGACTCCCATCTCGACGTCTATCAGATAATATTCCAGAAGGTCATTGGCATCACGCCAATAGGACGGGTTGGCGTACTTTTTGCCGCCAACCTCAATATCGGGGCTTGCGGTACGCTGCGAAGTCTCCACGAGATAGCTGATCAGCGCATTGCGCTTCTTCTCCCGCAGCGCGTCTTCCATCGGCGCCGCCTTGTCCAGCCAGACGCTGTAATCGTATCTGGACTTGACGGCCTGACGGATTTGCTGCGATACCAAAGCCTGGGCGCCGCCCGTATCGTTATCACGATTACTCCAGGCAAGAAGTGTGCCCGCACGGATGCCCGTTCGCTTGATCAGCTTAAAGCATTCCAGGAGCCGGAGATAGCTTCCAATGCGCGTGTAATCGGAAGACACCCCGCCGTGCTGAAGCCCCAGGCCTGCTGCCAGATCATTCAGATCGTCTAAATTCCACTGCGTCAATTCGGCAATGGATTCTATTATTTCGTTAGACGGAGTTGCGGCTGCCATCGCAAGATCAAATATTGTCCGCAGGGATATCCCTTCCGGTTCGGGATACAGACCTTTGAAGGATAGCCATTGGAACAGCGCCAGCCAAGCGGGAAACAGCGGCGCCGCAGGTACCGCGCTCCCGGTCACTGGCAGGACGCCCGGGTTAAGAAGATTGAAGTCTCCGGCCTTTTGCAACAGCCATCCAAGGTCGTCCCTGGTCATCTTAAGGCGGGTCAGCAGCTTGGCCAGCTTGTGCAGCAAGCGGTAAGTTCTATAAATTTCAGGAAAATTTCCGGCTGTAATCGCCAGCGTGTACACCCCGGTGCCGTCTCTTAGCGTTAAAGCCGGAGCATTCAGATGCGCTCCGAGCGTCTTCCCCTCCAATATCACACCGAGAAGCAGTTGAACCTGTCCGGGGGGCAGCGTAAACGCCGCTGCAACCTGCGAAATGATCGTGCCTTCCCGCTGGGCGGCTGCGCTGCTGCGCAGCGCTTCACGGAGAGCCGCCACATATCCGGTTATCGCTTCTTCACGAAGGCCGTAAGGCGATTCCGGCCTGAAATTCAAGAGATAGTCCAGCTCATCCGCGGACATGCCGGATTTCGCCACCCAGTCCAGCATCCCAATGAACTCCAGTGTAGTTTGGGGCGAAGCGAAAATATCGGCAGCGCCGGACAATGATTCCATGGCCAGCAAATCTTTAATCCCGATTCCCAGCCCCCGCTTTAGGACCACGTAGCGGTTGAGCTTCGACAGGTTGGCAAGCGTGAGGCTGTTATTTCCCAGTCTAGCAAGCAGCAGTTCCAGGTCTGCCTCTGTTAACGCGAACGCCGCCAGCAGGGTCGCCTTGTGCTCCGGTAGATGGCCGCTGCCGTCAAGAGGCAGGACGAATCCGGAGTCGGCCGGACTGACCACGGCAGGGTTAAGGAACATCACCTTGTACAGCGGATCAATGCTGCGCTCAGGCTTGTCTGGCTGTACCCGAATTTCAGTATTGATATCGCCATACAGTGCCAGCGTCTCATCTGCCGGCAGGCCCAGCCGCTCTTGAACTTGCCGAAACCGCTTAAGCCTCGCGAGCAGCTCCTGGTTCATGATGCCGCCGCCAAGAACGGTATTTCGAATCAGGAGGTCCAGCTCCCACATGGCCCAGCCGGTATGCCGCCACAGACGCAGGAACCTGTGCATTTTGTCGAGGCGGTCAGGGGTGAGGTTGACTATTTTTTGCATATCGGTATCGCAGGTGGCGTTAGGACGTTCAATCACCATTTTACCCGGATCGCCCGGGGGGTTAATCCAGCGTACGCAGAGCAGGTCGAGCAGCTGCCCATAGCTCAAACGGCTGTGGCGCATGAAGCCGGAGATGGCAATCTCGGTGAGATTGGCATCAAATCCCCAAAATACCGTTTGGCTGGCTGCCGTGCCCGCTAGTACAGTAACCATCCCCGTTTCGTGCGTCGACATCCCCCAATATTCTCCGGCAATGCTGACATTGGAAGGTGATGGAGCAGCCCCGGAC includes these proteins:
- a CDS encoding Tc toxin subunit A-related protein translates to MNRIIFPQGLKISPDTLGGRSIGELQSALQKLKLDISPSDLARKEMGTSTQEAIRTVQERVGLPADGKLTKETVAKLNAELAHTFVAGNKTRTQRLQELLQRVGQPIDPEEIRNRRFGPSTEQVLKRFQANMNLAQDGRVSDEVVARLRAEALKARFSSKGQVAVLHRTLLRALHTAKLGEVRVDHGELRGRHIGASTRAALKALQQKYGLPSTGELDPDTYDRLISLAASIPQPIMRMKPGSAGELKPIRKTARLNMKARHVNDVQEALAYLGYSINEQEFKSQTFGKSTREALVEYQRTRLLPVTGHAEGPTLESLNRDLRQVNPLASEKEYAYRVRGSVRDPLWAGMGGIKIQVWERLIGGPGALLSERQTAGNGFFDIPYEPPRDSATKQIKRSFSLEVKALGVGNQEIGSRTLVNPTMICWANFTQGDEPYRGISEFESRMAELNKAIAPTAVKSLVQTEQNRQISEASLRAGMAAEDIMRLVLAHLAADKLKHPVLGPEACYAYIGQNLPPSLPGDLIESTEDWELIDQLVESACGGLVFMDGELQASAFGNAITLNLMPIAVVLQKQAILDALAALKRTYALEKPILIGNGSLQALLEASPGMKPHSGAVADTFIKFKSLGPDFWSHLSENAVEFGGKEAVAEFETVVNVGHITKNFKPMLNLLKQKIADPNFTQIQSVRDLAKLTTGQWEDLINENGGQVPPNTDGTDNQASTYAATLASQSERLFPAVALAAAVSRSESNPLPHAAEVQKLLDQHPDLELRTANLNVFFEEKGITDSDVLQETRVLQRVHRIAPTAMAGQALLDLKIHNSAQIMSLGKAQFAEALTATQLVDKRTALTVYGLAEYQYAQVLQRIADYRLELHGTNPRAIMDFTFTPEELPSALAGSSDLETLFGSLDFCDCADCQSVCGPSAYLADLLRYLDSHNSETAGKTVKDVLFGRRPDIGNIKLNCENTETPLPYIDLVCEVLENAIPAPSPNFSFQTTRTAAELRAFPEHVKVDAYNTLKAANYPLDNAFNLWQEEARGYLQHLGVPRWELMEAFQTVQSGAAPSPSNVSIAGEYWGMSTHETGMVTVLAGTAASQTVFWGFDANLTEIAISGFMRHSRLSYGQLLDLLCVRWINPPGDPGKMVIERPNATCDTDMQKIVNLTPDRLDKMHRFLRLWRHTGWAMWELDLLIRNTVLGGGIMNQELLARLKRFRQVQERLGLPADETLALYGDINTEIRVQPDKPERSIDPLYKVMFLNPAVVSPADSGFVLPLDGSGHLPEHKATLLAAFALTEADLELLLARLGNNSLTLANLSKLNRYVVLKRGLGIGIKDLLAMESLSGAADIFASPQTTLEFIGMLDWVAKSGMSADELDYLLNFRPESPYGLREEAITGYVAALREALRSSAAAQREGTIISQVAAAFTLPPGQVQLLLGVILEGKTLGAHLNAPALTLRDGTGVYTLAITAGNFPEIYRTYRLLHKLAKLLTRLKMTRDDLGWLLQKAGDFNLLNPGVLPVTGSAVPAAPLFPAWLALFQWLSFKGLYPEPEGISLRTIFDLAMAAATPSNEIIESIAELTQWNLDDLNDLAAGLGLQHGGVSSDYTRIGSYLRLLECFKLIKRTGIRAGTLLAWSNRDNDTGGAQALVSQQIRQAVKSRYDYSVWLDKAAPMEDALREKKRNALISYLVETSQRTASPDIEVGGKKYANPSYWRDANDLLEYYLIDVEMGVCQLTSRIKQAISSVQMFVQRCMLGLEQPFVEVSRAEQQETVTDNSWSQWKWMKSYRIWEANRKVFLYPENWIEPELRDDKSPFFKELEAEIMQKDITFENAQTVFLNYVQKVHEVARLEITGVYYELDDTDPRDNLAPDINLFHVIGRTRAHPSIYYYRRFDLNYGEWTAWEKIDVDIQSNQVIPVVYNRQLYLFWLSFIEKPQKVKKQPPAKPSNDTNVPETPNQIEIQLAWSMQKDGGWTAKRVSKQKLIHPWQRPLYAYNLKPRYKSRENLLWLDIYISQSPEFNSTRFWDAYRNTREYVTATHPYDERARPWHSSSFVFDGEVVDVKMKGLNGQYHVPDSSGVATDALTQTNSYTYVHDNFGEEGRAIHKLSGPYEIAPRLPLPAGMHYDNVRLANDKRLLNGGNANVLQNGHTQTLLSAAKSPFEIVFSQHQIAFDTAMWGRVPLFYQDNFRTFFIKPEWQQVIVGYNQTLQTYNYNFYPFYHPYTALFMRELNRSGVDGLLNRRIQLRPQEYYPGNNFSFGSYSPSSVAKPDSTVKHDIVDFERYGAYSIYNWEIFFHAPLMIACRLSANQRFEEAMRWFHYIFDPTNVETPNVPQRYWITRPFFEQSSDDYRKQRIENLLRNIEQHSDELKAWKNHPFKPHLIARYRPVAYQKAVVMKYLDNLIAWGDQLFRRDTIESINEATTLYVLAYKLLGRRPVKVPGAGHADRSYNELTADGALDPFGNKQVDVLMENFTDVPVRVTRTAEGAEPLPRLEVAYFSIPNNGRLLEYWNTVEDRLFKIRHCMNIEGAVRQLPLFEPPVDPALLVKAAAAGVDLGSVMSDIATAPSPYRFERLAQKAAELCGEVKTLGDKLLSVLEKFDAEGLALLRSTQEIRLLQAVREVRMKQVEEANESWASLELSKLMAAQKKEYFTSRDLISPWEGIALGLGGISAAAQAAIAVGYALAGGLALIPRFTAGAAGFGGSPEATVDAADGLRFSKAAEAAVMTLSAVAAATDKLGSLASTMGGYWRRKEEWDFQGGLAETEILQIDKQIAGAKVRLAIAEKELENHELQIEEAHAADEYMRSKYTNQQLYEWQIRQVSSIYFQSYQMAYDMVKRAEKCFQFETGNPASTFVQFGYWDSLKKGLLAGERLTNDLRRMEAAYLESNTRDLELTKHVSLAEFLPLSLLALKEGGACSVILPEWLFDMDYPGHFSRRIKTVSISIPCVTGPYTGVNCTLSLTNHGIRINDNVAAGYGNPLAAGDIRFYKSPVPVTAIATSHGQNDAGMFELNFEDDRYLPFEGAGAVSEWRIQLPQENNQFDMSTISDVIIHLRYTAKASGNLDLVKAAKDNVAAILPPSGKRLLVLNHEFGTAWQRFLHPVAGAEQVLTFALDREHLPFYARGKSNINLTKIDLFVETKETGSFSAKLKVPGAAAASDETMNPDPAFGGSQHLAKSGFAAGVPLLGEWQLQIKKSADTDFKSLQPGIIRNAYLVVEFKTS